A section of the Virgibacillus sp. NKC19-3 genome encodes:
- a CDS encoding PTS sugar transporter subunit IIA — protein MLESLLSSSTISLQVHVENWQEAGQKAGELLLENNIVEERYIQSMIDGVYEYGPYIVIAPGIALFHARPEEGVKEIGLTMITLENPVDFGAGNKDPVDLVFALGAVDHNTHLNLMAELMRVLQDKQLLEMIRTEENVDRVLNMINKKLREEN, from the coding sequence ATGCTTGAAAGTTTGTTAAGTTCGTCTACCATTTCTCTACAAGTTCACGTGGAAAATTGGCAGGAAGCTGGGCAAAAAGCCGGGGAACTGCTTTTGGAAAATAATATCGTTGAAGAAAGGTATATTCAAAGCATGATCGACGGTGTATATGAATATGGTCCTTACATTGTCATTGCGCCTGGGATTGCATTATTTCATGCTAGACCTGAGGAGGGGGTGAAAGAAATTGGTTTAACTATGATTACCTTAGAAAATCCAGTGGATTTTGGAGCTGGAAACAAGGACCCAGTGGATTTAGTATTTGCATTAGGGGCAGTTGATCATAATACACACTTAAATTTAATGGCTGAATTGATGCGGGTTTTACAAGATAAGCAGCTTTTAGAAATGATTCGAACTGAAGAAAATGTTGATCGCGTATTAAATATGATCAACAAAAAACTAAGAGAGGAGAATTAA
- a CDS encoding PTS ascorbate transporter subunit IIC produces MIKGIADLLTEPAITLGIVALLGLLLQRKELTEVVKGTSKTILGILILTAGTGLIAENLEPFSAMFTEAFNLNGVVPVDEAVVAELISNVAEIGRMTSFILLFGFLINILLARITPFKYIFLTGHMLWITAGFLAWAFHDLGVSETHGIIFGSIIAGMVYLLLPAISQPIVRKLTGNNQLAYGHLTTTGVVASAYVGKLFGNKEKSSEDIQLPEKLSFFKDTAVSVSLVMLIIYLVTAIAAGPDVVGPLAGGQNYLVFSFLSALGFAAGVLVLLQGVRMFLGEIVPAFRGIALKLVPGAKPALDAPIFFAYAPNALMLGFIFAVVGMIIGMFVSTTFGGVVPLPSIIGGFFTGGIAGIFGNTLGGRRGAIISGIVYGLILTIPVALFYPLFGLEIYGVEGLAFLVPDGIVVMTLIKLFFKLDIPIVGLVLAIIVFILVSVYFARKKKQSNES; encoded by the coding sequence ATGATAAAAGGAATTGCGGATCTTTTAACTGAACCAGCTATTACGCTAGGCATTGTCGCTTTATTAGGCCTGCTGTTGCAAAGAAAAGAGCTGACAGAAGTCGTAAAGGGGACATCTAAAACGATATTAGGTATACTCATTCTGACAGCGGGAACTGGACTTATTGCTGAAAATTTGGAACCGTTTTCGGCAATGTTCACTGAAGCATTTAATTTAAATGGTGTTGTACCTGTGGATGAAGCTGTCGTAGCTGAATTGATATCAAATGTTGCTGAAATTGGTAGAATGACATCGTTTATACTTTTGTTTGGTTTCTTAATTAACATTTTATTAGCTCGTATCACACCATTTAAGTATATCTTTCTAACAGGTCATATGTTATGGATAACTGCTGGATTTTTAGCGTGGGCTTTTCATGATTTGGGTGTTTCTGAAACACATGGGATTATTTTTGGATCAATTATTGCAGGGATGGTATATCTACTTTTGCCAGCAATATCCCAGCCAATTGTGCGAAAGCTTACTGGAAACAATCAACTTGCTTATGGCCATTTAACAACCACTGGTGTTGTCGCATCTGCTTATGTTGGTAAATTGTTCGGCAATAAGGAAAAAAGTAGCGAGGATATTCAACTACCCGAAAAGCTAAGTTTCTTTAAAGACACCGCTGTATCTGTTTCCCTCGTCATGCTCATTATTTATTTAGTGACGGCTATCGCGGCAGGGCCAGATGTCGTAGGACCTCTTGCTGGTGGCCAAAATTATCTGGTATTCAGCTTCTTAAGCGCTTTAGGATTTGCTGCTGGTGTCCTCGTATTACTGCAGGGTGTCAGAATGTTTTTAGGAGAAATTGTTCCAGCGTTTAGAGGAATTGCTTTAAAGTTAGTTCCTGGTGCTAAACCAGCACTAGATGCTCCGATATTCTTTGCCTATGCGCCAAATGCTTTAATGTTAGGATTTATTTTCGCTGTGGTAGGGATGATTATTGGAATGTTTGTGTCAACAACTTTCGGTGGTGTTGTTCCCTTGCCTTCGATCATTGGCGGATTTTTCACCGGCGGTATAGCAGGCATATTTGGTAATACCCTTGGTGGCCGACGAGGAGCAATAATATCAGGAATTGTCTATGGCTTGATATTAACTATTCCGGTTGCACTTTTTTATCCGTTATTCGGACTAGAAATCTACGGTGTGGAAGGCTTGGCATTCCTTGTACCGGATGGAATCGTTGTAATGACATTGATCAAACTATTTTTTAAGTTAGATATCCCAATAGTTGGACTTGTGCTTGCTATCATCGTATTCATTCTTGTGAGTGTATATTTCGCTCGTAAGAAAAAGCAATCCAATGAATCATAA
- the nagA gene encoding N-acetylglucosamine-6-phosphate deacetylase: protein MNYYIKADRYLLENGEKTGGYLEIVNDRFGSFVNTVPVSANVIDWSGYTIAPGLFDTHIHGANGYDIMDGTEEAVNEISKAILPLGVTRFLPTTLTSSKTDLDTAIKAIRSATVQGLSGAKSEGIFLEGPYFTEKHKGAQNPDYFRDPDYQEFQHWQQIAGNSVVKIALAPERNDSLEFIQQMTRDGVLASIAHTDASFDCCVAGIDAGARDYVHLFNGMTGLHHREPGVVGAALTDERAFAELICDGHHVHPSVATFAANVKGNKLILITDCMSAGLQPDGKYMLGEFPVVMKDGIAKMENGSLAGSTLKLIDGVRNLHKWSNLPLHEVWHRASLSPAKSLRLNNKLGSIAKGKLADYIVLNNDLNVKSVTVEGETKWSGSPNTGISF, encoded by the coding sequence ATGAATTATTATATTAAGGCGGATCGTTATTTGCTAGAGAATGGAGAAAAAACCGGTGGTTACTTAGAGATTGTAAATGACCGTTTCGGTTCCTTCGTTAATACGGTGCCAGTTAGCGCTAACGTTATTGACTGGTCCGGTTATACGATTGCTCCTGGGCTGTTTGATACACACATCCATGGAGCGAATGGATACGACATCATGGATGGAACCGAAGAAGCTGTAAATGAGATTTCTAAGGCTATTCTTCCGCTAGGAGTAACTCGATTCTTACCGACAACATTAACATCTAGTAAGACAGACTTGGATACGGCTATTAAAGCTATTCGGAGTGCAACAGTACAAGGGCTTTCCGGTGCAAAATCGGAAGGGATATTCCTTGAAGGGCCATATTTTACCGAAAAGCACAAGGGAGCCCAAAATCCTGATTACTTCCGTGATCCAGACTATCAAGAATTTCAACACTGGCAACAGATTGCGGGTAATTCGGTTGTTAAAATTGCGTTAGCACCGGAACGAAATGACTCACTAGAATTCATCCAACAAATGACACGAGATGGTGTGTTAGCAAGTATTGCGCATACAGATGCAAGTTTTGATTGTTGTGTTGCTGGAATTGACGCTGGGGCACGTGACTATGTGCATTTGTTCAATGGTATGACAGGACTGCATCACCGAGAACCGGGAGTCGTTGGCGCTGCACTTACTGATGAGCGAGCTTTTGCTGAATTGATTTGTGATGGACATCATGTGCATCCAAGTGTCGCAACGTTTGCAGCAAACGTGAAAGGAAATAAACTAATCTTGATCACCGATTGTATGAGTGCTGGTTTACAGCCGGATGGCAAATATATGCTGGGGGAATTTCCTGTCGTAATGAAAGACGGAATTGCCAAAATGGAGAATGGATCTCTCGCGGGAAGTACACTTAAACTAATTGACGGAGTCCGTAATCTTCATAAGTGGAGCAATCTACCATTACATGAAGTCTGGCATCGAGCTTCTTTATCCCCAGCAAAAAGCCTTAGACTGAATAATAAACTTGGCAGCATAGCAAAAGGGAAACTAGCTGACTATATCGTATTAAATAACGATTTAAATGTAAAATCCGTTACCGTCGAAGGCGAAACAAAATGGAGCGGATCGCCCAATACAGGGATTTCGTTTTAA
- a CDS encoding sugar isomerase domain-containing protein has product MLFKDYFSEIQNMLNEVSEKESNHIVDAANIIASAIENDGVLHVFGCGHSQMYAMELFYRAGGLVPVNAILAPSLSLSPSAPVSTFSERQEGLAKILLEEEVTYPGDVMLIVSTSGRNPVPIEMAIEAKKKGMKVIALTSLSFSKEVNSRSKGGEKLYELADVVLDNHGESGDAIMQLSSVDSKFGPTSSIIGFTILQSIVVQVIENLDKKGIEPPIYVSSNLDKGDDINRKHIENYRNRITCL; this is encoded by the coding sequence ATGTTATTTAAAGATTATTTTTCAGAAATACAAAATATGTTGAATGAGGTATCGGAGAAAGAGTCGAATCACATTGTAGATGCGGCCAATATTATTGCAAGCGCTATCGAAAATGATGGAGTTCTTCATGTGTTTGGATGTGGTCACTCTCAAATGTATGCTATGGAGCTTTTTTACCGCGCAGGCGGACTTGTTCCTGTGAATGCAATTTTAGCGCCAAGTCTTTCCTTATCCCCATCTGCGCCAGTCAGCACTTTTTCAGAGCGGCAGGAGGGGCTTGCAAAGATTCTCTTAGAAGAAGAAGTGACGTATCCTGGAGATGTCATGCTGATTGTTTCCACATCAGGGAGAAATCCGGTTCCGATCGAAATGGCTATTGAGGCGAAGAAAAAAGGGATGAAAGTTATTGCCTTGACATCGTTGTCTTTTTCTAAGGAAGTTAATTCACGTTCTAAAGGAGGGGAAAAATTATACGAATTAGCAGATGTCGTTTTAGATAACCATGGTGAATCCGGCGATGCCATCATGCAATTATCCAGCGTAGACTCGAAATTTGGTCCAACATCTTCCATTATTGGATTTACGATCCTTCAATCAATTGTAGTGCAAGTTATTGAAAATCTAGATAAAAAAGGAATAGAGCCGCCGATATATGTAAGCTCAAATCTCGACAAAGGGGATGATATTAACCGAAAGCATATTGAAAATTATAGAAATCGAATCACATGTTTATAA
- a CDS encoding PTS sugar transporter subunit IIB: protein MNIMTVCGMGFGTSLMLKMTVDDILNEKGIKADVNANDAGSAKGGNPDLVIASADLESTLEGISSPKIFIDDLTNTEEIREKLLNQLKNMSD from the coding sequence ATGAATATTATGACGGTTTGTGGGATGGGATTTGGAACAAGTTTAATGTTGAAAATGACAGTGGACGACATTTTAAATGAGAAGGGGATTAAAGCAGATGTCAATGCAAATGATGCAGGGTCTGCCAAAGGTGGCAACCCGGATTTAGTCATAGCATCAGCCGATTTAGAATCCACATTGGAAGGTATTAGTAGCCCGAAGATATTTATTGATGATCTGACAAACACAGAAGAAATTCGGGAGAAATTATTAAATCAACTTAAAAACATGAGTGATTAA